Genomic window (Candidatus Nitrosocosmicus franklandus):
AGACGGCTAGACCCGAATGGTTTATTCTTCAAGTACTGCCAGTTCCTCCAGTCACTGTTAGGCCATCAATAATCTTGGAAACTGGTATTAGATCCGAGGATGACTTGACTCATAAGTTGGTTGATATTATCAGAGTCAACCAAAGATTAAAAGAAAGTAAAGAAGCAGGTACCCCTCCACTGATCGTACAAGACTTGGTTGATTTGTTGCAGTATCATGTGACTACCTACTTTGACAATGAGGTATCTGGTATTCCTCAGGCCCACCATCGATCAGGACGACCACTAAAGACAATAACACAGAGGCTTAAAGGAAAGGAGGGACGATTCAGAGGCTCCTTGTCAGGGAAGAGAGTAGACTTTTCAAGCAGAACTGTCATATCTCCGGATCCTAATTTGACTATTTCAGATGTAGGTGTCCCAAGCGATGTTGCAAAAAAGCTTACAATACCAGAGACTGTATCATCTTGGAACATAGATAAACTAAAGAATTTGGTTTTGAATGGACCAAACAAATATCCAGGAGCAAATTATATAATCAGACCTGATGGGGTAAAAATCCGACTCGATTACGTAACTGATCGAGCAGCTATCGCAGATTCTCTAATGAATGGATACACAGTTGAGCGTCACTTGATGGATGGTGATGTTGTCATCTTCAACCGTCAACCTTCTTTACATCGTATGTCAATTATGGCTCATAACGTAAAGGTGTTACCTTATAGGACATTCAGGCTACATCCTGCCGTGTGTCCACCGTATAATGCGGACTTTGATGGCGATGAAATGAATTTGCATGTTCCCCAGAGTCAGGAGGCAAGAGCAGAAGCCGCACTATTAATGAAGGTTCAGGACCAACTTATTTCTCCAAGGTACGGAGGACCTATAATTGGTGCCATAAGAGATTTTATTACAGGCGCTTTTCTGTTGACCAAAGAAGATACTCTTTTGACGGCTGATGAAATTTCTAATTTTGCTTATTTAGGAGGGTATGATGGTCCATTGCCGAAACCAGAAGTTGAAAAGGACGGTAAGATGTTTTATACAGGAAGACAATTGTTTTCATTATTTTTGCCAAAAGATTTTAACTTTGTAATTACTTCAAAGTGGAATAAAGCATCAAAATTACAAGGTAAGGATGTTGTAATAAGGAACGGACAATTAATTTCAGGAGTTATTGATAAGGCTTCAATTGGTGCTGAAGAACCTGATAGTGTATTACACAGAATTGCCAAGGACTATGGGAACGATGAGGCAAAACGTTTCCTCGATGCCATTCTTGTGATGCTCAAGACCTATATCACTCACAAAGGATTTAGTTATGGCTACTCGGATTTGTGGCTAAGTGAAGATACTCGCAAGGAAATTTCCGATGTTATTGAAAAGACCTATAATAAGATTGATGAATTGATAAAACAATACCATGAAGGAACTCTACCTTTAACTAGGGGATTGTCACCCGAGGAGGCCTTGGAATTGTATGTTGTAAACGAGCTATCAAGGGCAAGGGATAGGGCCGGTAAGATCGCTGACAGATCGTTTCCAGATGATAACTCTGGTGTGATTATGGCCTCTACGGGAGCCAGGGGTTCCACTTTAAATATTGGACAAATGACGGCCGCACTAGGTCAACAGTCAATCCGAGGAAAGCGTATCATTAAGGGGTACAGAAATAGAGCATTGCCTCATTTCAGACCCGGTGATCAAAATCCTGATTCGAAAGGGTTTGTAAAGTCAAATTATAGAGATGGTCTAAATCCAATAGAATTTTTCTTTCATGCTATGGGAGGGCGAGAAGGTTTGGTTGATACAGCTGTAAGAACACAACAATCAGGGTACATGCAGCGTAGGCTAATTAATGCTTTAGAGCATCTAAAGATTGAGTATGACCTGACTGTGAGGGATCCCCATGGAAATATCGTCCAGTATATTTATGGTGATGATGGGATTGATCCAGCCAAAAGTGATCACGGAGATGCTGTAAATATCACTAGAATTGTAGAAAGTGAATCTGTTGTAGATAACGGACCTAAAACTACAGAAGAAGAGATGAAGGAGTTACTATCAAAGTTCAAAGAGAAGATGAATCCCAAACTAAGTCAAGAGATAGAATCAGCACTTATTTCTTATCCATTGAGTAAGTCAAGTATTAAGAAGGTGGTTCAAAAAATTATGGATCTATTTGAAAGAGCGATGGTCGAACCCGGTGAAGCGGCTGGAGTTGTTACTGCTCAATCGATCGGTGAACCCGGCACTCAAATGACTCTTCGAACTTTTCATTTTGCGGGAGTAAAGGAACGAAATGTTACCCTTGGATTACCTCGTTTAATCGAATTGGTGGATGCGCGAAAAAAGCCTGTTACTCCAACTATGGATATTTATTTAGATGAAGAACATCGCCTATCCAGGGAAAAGGCTTTAGAAGTGGCAAAACGTATTATATTCACAAGAATTTCTGATTTAGTGAGTAAAGTTGATACTGACTATAGCGGAAATTTAACCTTTTACTTTTCAGACAAAAAAATTGCTGATAGAGGGACATCTATTCAAGAGATTCATGAAGTCCTGAAGAGTTCGAAAAAGCGGTATGAGGTTACAGTTAATGAGGAGCAGTTACTGATTAAGATATCGTTATCACAGGAGCCAGATGCTCAAACACTTCTCACTCTCCGAAATAAACTCTTAAACGGGAGGGTTAAGGGTGTTCCAGATATAGAAAGAGTTACAATCGTAAAGCAAAATGATGAGTGGGTTATTCAGACAGCTGGATCCAATTTGGCTAAGGTTGTCTTGGTTGAAGGAGTCGATGTTACCAGAGTAACAACTAATAACGTATTTGAAATTTGGCAAACTCTTGGAATTGAGGCCGCCAGGACAGCCTTGGTTAAAGAGATAACAAATACTTTGGAAGAGCAAGGTCTAGAAGTAGATATTCGCCACATCATGCTTGTTGCAGATTTAATGACCTCTAAGGGATACTTGCAGCAAATTGGAAGGCATGGTATAGCAGGAACAAAGACTTCTGTGTTAGCTAGAGCTGCCTTCGAGATTACTGTCCCTACTATAGCAAGGGCGGCTTTAGAAGGACAAGTCGAACCACTAAAGGGGGTTACTGAAAACGTTATTGTAGGAGCGACGGTGCCTGTGGGGACGGGAATGATTGATCTATATATGAGTGTAAAGGAGTAAACTTGGTATGAATGAAAAAAAGTTGGCAAAAGCCTTAAAGGAAGCAGCAGTAAATAACAAATTAAAAACCGGTTTTAAGGAAGTAATGCAGTATATAAAGGGAACAAAGCTTATAGTTCTTTCAAGTTCTCTTCCTCATGATTCGGAGACACGATTGAAGAAAGTAGCTGAAGAAAATAATATTGAGGTAATAAAGTATTCAGGAAATTCAGTGTTATTGGGCAGATTGTGCAGTGTGTCCTATGGGACGAGTGTAGTTTCATTAAAAAATGTATCCGAAGAAGAAATTTCTGAACTGAAGGGTTAATGAATGGTGATGGGGTAGTGAAAGTAATGCAGTTTTTCATAATTTTTGATAGTCTTGGCAGTTAGTTTCCTTTTTTTCAATCTGGATTTACATTTGAATTGCTCAAACAAAAATAGACTTAAATTGGATATCCCAAAGACAGGTAATTATATTTGGAAAAAATACAGGAATTCCATGAGATGAGTTTAAAGTGAGTGAAAAAATAAAATTATCTCCCGATGAATTTAGGTTATTATCTCTATTTCAGGGTATTACAACTGCAGATGCTAGGGATTGTATAATAGATGAAAGAATGGAAAGAGTGATTTTCATAGTCAATAAAGGCCAGATGGGTATGGCCATAGGCAAAGGGGGTTCAAATATAAAACAATTACAGAATGTAATAAATAAAAAAATAGAATTGGTAGAACACTCTGATCATCCATTAGATTTTGTGAGGAATATATTTAATTCAAATATGATTCAGGAAATTAGACTCGTTGATCGCCAGGATGGTTCAAAACAAGCATTAGTCGTAGTTGACTCAAAGAAAAAAGGACTTGTAGTCGGAAAAGAAGGTCGGAATGTAGATAAAGCTAGAATTTTGGCAAAGAGGTATTTCAACATTGCAAATGTTTTGATAGTAAGTCCGGAACAATTAATTAAAAGTGAAAAGATGTGATATATGTTGAGTAAATCACCTTTAGGATTATTTTCGGGTAGAGTGTTAAAGACGAAACGAAAACGAGCCCGATGGTCGAATAAATACTATAAAAGAAGAATGTTAATGCTTGATAAGAAAGCCAATCCTTTGGAAGGTGCTCCGCAAGCTAGAGGAATTGTTCTAGAGAAAGTGGGAATAGAGTCCAAACAGCCCAATTCTGCCGTTCGTAAATGTGTTAGGGTTCAACTGATCAAGAACGGAAAGTCTATAACAGCTTTTCTCCCGCGAGATGGTGCATTGAACTTTGTCGATGAACATGACGAAGTCGTGTTAGAAGGTATTGGTGGTTCTATGGGAGGAGCAATGGGAGATATTCCTGGAGTTAGATGGCAAGTTTTCAAGGTGAACGGTGTATCACTTAATCAATTGGTTAGAGGTAAGAAAGAAAAACCGAGGCGATAAATAATGAGTGGCAAAGAACAAACAAATATGCTATTATTTAATAAATGGGATACAACAAATATCGAAATTAAGGACGAAGGGTTGAAAAATGTAATTCATTTGTATCCATCAATGACTTTTCCCATCACATTTGGACGTCATGAACATCAGCGTTTAAAAAAGGCTGAGGTAAACATAGTCGAACGCCTTGTCAACAAGTTAATGCATTTTGGAAAGAGGTATGCAAAGAATACTGGTCGAATGGGTGGTAAGAAAGCCCGGGTTATGAATGTTGTAAAGACTGCTCTTGAAATTATATCACTGGAAACTGGTAGAAATCCGGTTGAGCTACTCATTAGAGCTATAGAGAATGCTTCTCCAAATGAAGATACCACTCGAATAGTATATGGAGGAGTAGTATACCATGTCTCAGTTGATGTTTCTCCACTTCGGAGAGTTGATCTGGCGTTGAGGTTTATAGCAGAAGGTGTGAGAGAATCAACTTATTCATCACCACAAACTATGGAGGAAGTTTTGGCCAAAGAGATTATATTAGCATCAGAAAATGACATGAACAGTTATGCAATAAAAAAGAAGAATGAACAAGAAAGAATAGCAATGTCGTCAAGGTAATAATCCGCTTATTCAATTTTATTATTCTGTCAAGTACTTCAGGAGCCACAATGAGCAGCAAAGATGATTTTATTTTTAAGAAAACTAACTTATTAAGAACTCCTTCTGGTAGGAGTATTCTCAAAAGTGGTTTACTAAAGGATCAAAAATATTCTTTATTCAAATACTATTTAAATCAATCCAAGAGAGAATATCTAGGATTCGTACAACGCTACAAAGATGGAATTTATCAACTGATTAATTCTGATCAATCGCCAATTGAAACACACAGAAGATTCATAGCAGAGGTTGGCAATACTAAGGAACTCGAATTAGAAATAGATCAAATATTAAGTATAAGAGAAAGAATGACTGGACGTGATATCGTTTACGATATGATCGATCGTATACTTAATTCAAATTTCGTCAAGATGACATTCCCTGTTTTTTTTGCACTTTATGATGGCTATGCTAGCAAAATGAGTTTGAATGATCAAAAACTGCGTGATAATGTAATTGACGGTCATTTAATAGCCATAGATCTTAGCGAGCCAATGGATCGAATATTGGATAGGGATGAAGATCTAGAATTTCTAGACGATTATAAATTTTTGAACCCTTATATTTTATTATTAGCTAAACAGAAGATCAGAGAATTAGGTTCTGATATTTTCAAAGAATTTGAAGCAGGCTTTGTAGATGCTCTTTTAGGTCAGAAAATCGATTATGAGTTAAAAACCAATTCTCTGGATTTGACTTATGATAACTTGGAACTTAGTTATAAGAAATATCGTTCTGTATTAGGGACTGCTGGAAAAAATATGTGTCTTAACCAAAAACCATTATCCGAGATTTACTATATTGGAATGGCCAAAGCCGCAGAGAGTGTTGGTTGTGGAAACGAGATTCAAGACGCAATTACAAATAGGGGAATAAAATCACCTTCGTGGCCTCTTTTCTATTCTATACTCACCGGAGACGTAAAGTCCGGATTTAGATTGACACTAGAGAAAAGTAGAACTTATCTTTCAGAAGCGTATTTGGCTCTGGAAATGCTTGAAGATGATTTTAAAACAAAACCTTACCTGGAATTTTTGTTTTTAACGGTGGGTCATTATAATGAATTCTGGTATAGGGAATTAACTGCAAATAGACCTGAGCTTTTGGAAAAATTTCAAAACGATCTCAAGGTCACCTTAGACAAATAAAAGGAGTTGGATTCTACTTGATGTGGACAGAGAAATACAGAGTAAATAGAATAGACAGTTTTTTTGGTAATGAAAAAGAAAGACTGGCAGTTATTGAATGGCTTGCTAAATGGATAAGGGGAACTAAACCACTTTTGCTTGTGGGTTCACCAGGTACCGGTAAGACTTCTTTTATAAAATCGCTAGCGATACATTTTGACTATGATCTAATCGAACTAAATGCTAGTGATTTAAGGAACAAAATAAACCTAGAAAATATAATTAATCCAATTCTATCTAATTCTAGTTTGTTTGGAAAGAAAACCTTGCTATTTTTGGATGAGGTCGATGGTATCTCAACAAGGGATGATTTTGGAGGATCATCCTTTCTAGGAACTATATTGAAAAACTCTGAAATTCCAATAATTATGGCGTCTAATTCGAAAAGCACAAAGATAAAAGAAATTGTTAAAAATAGTAAGGTCATTACATTTAGTCCATTATCTACCTATGCAAGCTATTTGTTAATTCAACATGTTTTAAATGAAGAAGAGCAAATTTTGGATGAAAATACTAAACTCGACTTAATTAAACAGAGTAAAGGGGATGCTAGAAGTATATTAAATGGATTGCAAATAATTCTCGAAGGAAATCTAACTGTTACCTCAAGAACCGGACAAGAGTTACCAATTGAAGAATGTATCAATAGTTTCTTTTCTCTGAATGACCCTGTCGAGATCAAAAAAATATTATCAAATTCAGCAGTTCGTTATAGTACGCCTAAATTTGGATATAGCCAGGAGGAACGTGGCAAGGATTTATTGGGTGCTCTTTATACGAGTATTATAAGTAATCAAAAGTTCCTTAGTTCTTCGGAATTGGCAGATTTGTTACATCACCTCTCTGAAGTCGACCTTTTTGTGAATAAGATTTATGAAAATCGAAATTGGAGGTTACTAAGATATGCAAACGATGTATTAGTCTCAAAACTCTTTCGTTTTAGTAGATTTCCTTCAATTCGATATAATCAGTATTCGATTCCATTTCCTCTGATCGGATCGATTTTTATGCGTGGTCAAGCTTTGAGTCGAGTTCGAAGTGAAATGGCTAGGACGTTTCACACAGGAGAGAGTAAAATTGGCCTTTTTTATTACTCTTATTTTATACACATCCTTAAGAATGCAGGAAATTTTTCACTAGTTTTCAACAACCCTGATAATTTGAAATTAAATGAAATTATCGAAAAAGAAAAGTCTAGATAGCTTAAGAGTTTAATTTGAAAGCAAGTGTACTTATGACTGTGGGGAATGATTTATTTTCATCGGGAGACTGGATAAAGATAAAGGTTAAATTTTCAGGTTTATGTCAGAATTGTAAGAAAAGGTTAAGCATTGGGGATCTCGGATATTGGTCAAAAGCATCAAGAGCAATAGTACATGAGGATTGTTATCTGCAGTCTAAGACTCCTGATGGACCGGAGACTCAAGGAGGAACTAGAATAAAGAACAAGACTCAGACAAGCCAAGAAGATAGGTCTGATAGAACCTATTTAGAATTATTCAAGGATGCGAGATGTTATATATGTAATAAACCTGTGGATGCAAATGATCCACTAATTATGGAATTATTCAACATCGGAGGTAAGAAGG
Coding sequences:
- a CDS encoding 30S ribosomal protein S12 is translated as MSKSPLGLFSGRVLKTKRKRARWSNKYYKRRMLMLDKKANPLEGAPQARGIVLEKVGIESKQPNSAVRKCVRVQLIKNGKSITAFLPRDGALNFVDEHDEVVLEGIGGSMGGAMGDIPGVRWQVFKVNGVSLNQLVRGKKEKPRR
- a CDS encoding AAA family ATPase, whose product is MWTEKYRVNRIDSFFGNEKERLAVIEWLAKWIRGTKPLLLVGSPGTGKTSFIKSLAIHFDYDLIELNASDLRNKINLENIINPILSNSSLFGKKTLLFLDEVDGISTRDDFGGSSFLGTILKNSEIPIIMASNSKSTKIKEIVKNSKVITFSPLSTYASYLLIQHVLNEEEQILDENTKLDLIKQSKGDARSILNGLQIILEGNLTVTSRTGQELPIEECINSFFSLNDPVEIKKILSNSAVRYSTPKFGYSQEERGKDLLGALYTSIISNQKFLSSSELADLLHHLSEVDLFVNKIYENRNWRLLRYANDVLVSKLFRFSRFPSIRYNQYSIPFPLIGSIFMRGQALSRVRSEMARTFHTGESKIGLFYYSYFIHILKNAGNFSLVFNNPDNLKLNEIIEKEKSR
- a CDS encoding 30S ribosomal protein S7, which gives rise to MSGKEQTNMLLFNKWDTTNIEIKDEGLKNVIHLYPSMTFPITFGRHEHQRLKKAEVNIVERLVNKLMHFGKRYAKNTGRMGGKKARVMNVVKTALEIISLETGRNPVELLIRAIENASPNEDTTRIVYGGVVYHVSVDVSPLRRVDLALRFIAEGVRESTYSSPQTMEEVLAKEIILASENDMNSYAIKKKNEQERIAMSSR
- a CDS encoding DNA-directed RNA polymerase subunit A' — protein: MNDESIKILDGIRFSIWSPVEVRKFSVTEVTAPETYDEDGMPVQGGLMDNRLGTLEPGQKCATCGNTSARCPGHFGHIELAEPVLHIAFIDDIHKLLLITCRSCNRIKLNNDELEKYKNLRDSKAAYAVITLENVKDEIIEKAKKVKVCPHCQKEQYDLIFTKPTIFVEKTDIGENRLLPITIRERLLNVSNEDLILLGYDPKTARPEWFILQVLPVPPVTVRPSIILETGIRSEDDLTHKLVDIIRVNQRLKESKEAGTPPLIVQDLVDLLQYHVTTYFDNEVSGIPQAHHRSGRPLKTITQRLKGKEGRFRGSLSGKRVDFSSRTVISPDPNLTISDVGVPSDVAKKLTIPETVSSWNIDKLKNLVLNGPNKYPGANYIIRPDGVKIRLDYVTDRAAIADSLMNGYTVERHLMDGDVVIFNRQPSLHRMSIMAHNVKVLPYRTFRLHPAVCPPYNADFDGDEMNLHVPQSQEARAEAALLMKVQDQLISPRYGGPIIGAIRDFITGAFLLTKEDTLLTADEISNFAYLGGYDGPLPKPEVEKDGKMFYTGRQLFSLFLPKDFNFVITSKWNKASKLQGKDVVIRNGQLISGVIDKASIGAEEPDSVLHRIAKDYGNDEAKRFLDAILVMLKTYITHKGFSYGYSDLWLSEDTRKEISDVIEKTYNKIDELIKQYHEGTLPLTRGLSPEEALELYVVNELSRARDRAGKIADRSFPDDNSGVIMASTGARGSTLNIGQMTAALGQQSIRGKRIIKGYRNRALPHFRPGDQNPDSKGFVKSNYRDGLNPIEFFFHAMGGREGLVDTAVRTQQSGYMQRRLINALEHLKIEYDLTVRDPHGNIVQYIYGDDGIDPAKSDHGDAVNITRIVESESVVDNGPKTTEEEMKELLSKFKEKMNPKLSQEIESALISYPLSKSSIKKVVQKIMDLFERAMVEPGEAAGVVTAQSIGEPGTQMTLRTFHFAGVKERNVTLGLPRLIELVDARKKPVTPTMDIYLDEEHRLSREKALEVAKRIIFTRISDLVSKVDTDYSGNLTFYFSDKKIADRGTSIQEIHEVLKSSKKRYEVTVNEEQLLIKISLSQEPDAQTLLTLRNKLLNGRVKGVPDIERVTIVKQNDEWVIQTAGSNLAKVVLVEGVDVTRVTTNNVFEIWQTLGIEAARTALVKEITNTLEEQGLEVDIRHIMLVADLMTSKGYLQQIGRHGIAGTKTSVLARAAFEITVPTIARAALEGQVEPLKGVTENVIVGATVPVGTGMIDLYMSVKE
- a CDS encoding NusA-like transcription termination signal-binding factor encodes the protein MSEKIKLSPDEFRLLSLFQGITTADARDCIIDERMERVIFIVNKGQMGMAIGKGGSNIKQLQNVINKKIELVEHSDHPLDFVRNIFNSNMIQEIRLVDRQDGSKQALVVVDSKKKGLVVGKEGRNVDKARILAKRYFNIANVLIVSPEQLIKSEKM
- a CDS encoding ribosomal L7Ae/L30e/S12e/Gadd45 family protein codes for the protein MNEKKLAKALKEAAVNNKLKTGFKEVMQYIKGTKLIVLSSSLPHDSETRLKKVAEENNIEVIKYSGNSVLLGRLCSVSYGTSVVSLKNVSEEEISELKG